Genomic segment of Myxococcus stipitatus:
CGTGAAGGCGAACAGCGTGGAGTACCACGCATAGGCGCCGGACAGCGTCCCGTCCTGGAACGGCAGCGCGCGGAGATCTCCTCTGACGACGGGGAAGCCACGGCGCCGCATCGACAACGAGAGCGCGTCCTTCTCCAGGCCGATGATGCGCTGCGCCAGTGGCCCCGAGACATTGAGTCGCGAGGCATGCCGCCCATGGCCACAGCCCAGGTCCGCGATGAAGCCGGAGCCTGGAGCGTCGGCGAACGCGCGCGCGAGGTATTCCGCCTCTCGCGCCGTGACTGCCCCGGAGAGGAACGGCAACGTGCTGCGCAGGTACAGCTCGCCGAAGAAGTCCACGCGCACACGCGGTGGCCGGAAAGTGCGGCACCGCCCTCCTCTCGGAGGGATGTAGCAACCGCGCCCGGGCGTCGCAATGAACCGGACGCGGGTCGACGACGTCAGCGCCGAGGCGTGAGCTTCGCGCGCAGTCTCCGAGAGGCCTCGTCGAGCACCGCGTCCGTCTTGCAGAACGCGAACCGGGCAAGCCCCTGTCCCAGATGCCGGTGCTCAGGACTGTAGAAGACACTCGGAGGAATGGCCGCCACCCCCACCTCCGAGACGAGGTGCCGGCAGAACGCCACGTCATCGGCGAAGCCGAAGCCGGCGATGTCCGCGAGGATGAAGTAGCTACCGTCCGGTAGGTAGGCTTTCAGGCCCGCCTCGCGCAGCCCCGCCATCAAGCGCTCACGTCGGGCGAGGTACGCCGCCGCCAGGTCCGTGAAGTAGGCATCCGGCAGTCGGAGCGCCGCCGCCATGGCCGCCTGGAGGGGGGACGCGGTGGCGAAGGTCACGAACTGGTGCGCGCGCTGGATGGCATCCCGCAGTGCGGGCGGTGCGATGATCCACCCCACCTTCCAGCCCGTGAGGCTGAAGCTCTTGCCGCCGCTGCTCACCGTCACCGTGCGGTCCGCCAGCGTGGGCACCGTGGCTGGGCGCACGTGGCGCGCGGGCGCGAAGGTGATGTGCTCGTAGACCTCGTCCGACAGCACCTTCACGTCGTGCTCGGCGCACAGCGCGCCAATCCGCTCCAGCTCGTCGCGGGTGAAGACCTTGCCCGTGGGGTTGTGGGGCGTGTTGAGGATGAGCAGACGCGTGCGGGGGCTGAACGCCGCGCGCAGTTCCTCCCAGTCGAACCACCACTGTGCATGCGCCGCATCGGGCGGACGCAGCGGAACCCAGCGCGGCGTGGCGCCGACGAAGGTGATGTTCGCGTCGTACGAGTCGTAGAAGGGCTCGAAGGCGATGACCTCGTCCCCGGGGTCCACCAGCCCGAGCAACACATCGAGGATGGCCTCGGTGGCGCCGCTGGTCACCGTCACCATGGTGTCCGGGTCCACCGTCTGACCGTAGAAGCGCGCGGCGTGCTCGGCGATGGCCACGCGCAAGTCCCGTGCGCCCGTGGTGAGGGCGTACTGGTTGACGCCCTCGCGGATGGCTCGCTGCGCGGCCTCCTTGACGGCATCGGGCCCGTCGAAGTCGGGGAACCCCTGCCCCAGGTTCACCGCGCCGTGCTTCTGCGCCAGCGCGCTGAACTCCGAGAAGACAGTGGTGCCAAACCGGGACACGCGCTGCGACAACACGGACCTGGACATGGAGGCTCCCGAGGGGGCCGGCGTGGGTCGCCGGACCGGACTCAGGGGCGCAAGATAGCGTCAGCGGGGACGGAACGCCCGGCCCTCTCGCTCTCGCGCTGCCGAGCCGCTCGCGTCAGCGCTGCGGACAGGCCCACCACCACCATCACCAGCGGCACCGCGCACAGCAGGTCCGTGGCGTAGTGGAAGCGCCCGGCCAGCGTCGCGATGATGAGGCCGATGCCCGGGAGCAACATCACCCAGAACAGCTTCCGCGAGAACCGCCACGCATAGAAGAGCACGACCAGCGTGGTGCCCGTGTGTCCCGACGGGAAGCAGTCCCGCGCGAACGGCGGGCGCCGCATCAGCGAGTCGAGCAGCGGCGTCAGCGTGCCCTGCAGCGGCCCGGAGAACGAGTCGATGAGGAAGTAGCGAGGCCCCACCGCCGGCACCAGCGAGTAGGCGGAGTAGTTCAGGATGAACAGCAGCCCCAGGCCCAGCAGGTACTCGTCGAACTCCGCCGCGGCGGAGGTCCGCCCCCGGTAGTACAGGCCGAAACCCAGCACCAATGGCCAGACGAAGTGGCCGTAGTAGCAGATCATCAGCACGTCGTTGAGCCACGGCGGAACGACGTGCGCGAGCACCACCGACGCCTGGAACCCGAAGATGCGCTGGTCCGCGGCCACGAGCTGCGCGTCGCGGAGGAAGGGATTGAGCGTGTCCACCACGGGCGTGAGCCAGCCGTGGGTGAGCACCGCCACCGGGAGCAGCCAGAAGTCCGCCGTGATGCGCAGCAACCGGTTCTGGGGGAAGTACGACTGGAGCGTCCGCAGGACCAGCGGGCCCACGGCCATGAAGGCGAAGAGACCCGCACAGGTGAGCGAGTCAGGGGCCCAGCGCCCCGGCCCCAGCAACACCAGGGCCGCGATGGAGCAGGCGGCCACGATGATGAGGTCCACCGCGTTCAGTCGAACCGGAGCCTCCCGGGCACTCTTCGCCGGGACGGAGCCACGCGGACTTTGAAAGGTCACGAGACTCACGCCGATTTCCGCTCCCCCGATGACTCGGCCTTCGCGCCGGCCACTTCGAGCTCCAGACTCTGGACGACGGTACCCTCTCGCCCGGCCGACCCCTTTCTCCCCTTCCAGCGCTCCAGGAGAGCAAGCAGTGCGGGGAAGAAGACCGTGGTCCCCAAAAAGGTGCACACGACCCCGAGCAGCGCAATCTGTCCGATGCTGCGCAGCCCCTGGTGGTTGGCGACCAGCAGCGCGCCATACCCCGCGGCGTTCGACAGGGTGGCCACCACGGCCGCCAGCCCCGTGTGCCGCACCACCTTGCCAAGCGAGCCGGGGCCCTCCTCCTCGTACCGGTGGTACAGATGGATGGAGTTGTCCACGGCGATGGCCAGCAGGTTGGGCAGCACCACCGCGTTGATGAAATTCAGTTGCACGTCAAAAAGATACATGCCGCCCGCCAGGCATGTCATGCCCAGGAACAGCGGCCCCGTCACCAGCAGCGCCCGCTTCAGGCTGCGCAGACTGATGAGGATGACGACGAACACCACCGCGGCGGCGGACCACAGGATGAGCGGGCCGTCTCCCCGCACCAGCGCGAAGATGCGCGCGGCGATGCGGTTGCTGTCCAGCACGGACATGTCCACGCCCCGCGCCGTCGCCGCCTCGACCACCTGGTCGATCTGCGCGGCCCAGCGCTTGAGGTCCTCGGTGTCGTAGTTGGACACCGACGGGAACAGCAGCAGGAAGGTCCCCTTGCCGTCGGTGGCCTCGAAGCGGCGGCGGACCTCCACCGGCAACGCGTCCAGCCCATAGGGCTTCGCATCCACCATGCGCTGGAAGTCCTTCAGGCGAGGCTCCTCCTGCACGGACTCGGGCAGCCCCTGCAGCAGCGCGCGGATGCCGGAGATCTCCACCTCCCGGCGCTTCAGGTCCCCAGGCACCAGGTCGTTCAGCGACGTGGTGCGGAGGAACACGGAGTCAGCGCCATTGCGCTTCTTCACCTCCGCGATGATCTCCTCCACCTTCGCCGCCTGGCTCAGGTCGTCGACCAGGAAGATGGCGGGATTGAGCGGCTGCCCGAGCTGCGCGGTGACATGGTCGTCCAGCCGCGAGGCCGGCGAGTCGCCCTTCAGCTTGCGCATGTCCGTCTCGAAGCCCAGCCGAGGCGCAATGGCCACCGAGAACCCGGCGAGCGCCACGACCGCCAACGCAATCAGCGCGATGACCGGCGTGGGCCACCGCTTCCACTCGCGCTCCGGAGCCACGGGCGCTGCCTGGACCTCCGCCGTCGCGGTGGGGGCTTCCTCCTTGCGCGCGGGGCGGAGCCGCTCGGCGATGGCGAGCAGCGAGGGGCCCAGGCCGTACGCCGCCAGCACCGCGAGCAGCACCCCCAGGCCCGCGAGGAAGCCGAACTGGTTGAAGGCGTGGAACTGCGCCAGCAGCAGCACGAAGAAGGCCGCCGCGTTCGTCACCGCCGAGGTGAGCGCGCCGCTGAAGGTGCCGCCCACGGCCATGGCCAGCGCGTCGCGAGACGAGCGCGTCCTCCGCTCCTCCCAGTAGCGCATGCACAGGTGCACGCCGTACTCGATGCCCAGGCCGATGAGGATGGCGACCAGGAAGCCCGTCACCACGTTGAGGTGGCCGATGGCCAGTTGGGCGACACCGAACGTCACCACCAACCCCACCACCACGGGCACGCCCACCACCGCCAGCGCCGCGATGCGCCGGGTGGCCAGCAGGATGAGGCCCACCGCGATGAGCGCCGACAGCGTGCCCGAGCGCGACAGGTCTCCGCGCATCACCGCGTCTTCCTCGATGCGGTTCTGGAAGTTGCCCGTCGCCTCCAGCTTCACGGCCGGGAAGCGCTCCGAGGCGAGCGTCCGCCCCGTCCCCATCGCCAGCTCCACGAAGCGGCGCGCGAAGTCGAGATCGCCCGCCGTCCCCATGGGCTTCAGCATGAGGTAGACCTCGGTGCCGTCCGCGTTGGCCAGGTGCTCCCGCATGGACACGTCGGGCGAGTGCTTGCGGGCAATCTCGTCGAACGTGGGCGGGGGAGGCGTGGCGCCCAGATCGATATAGAAGGGGTTCGCCTGCTGCCGCTCGTAGCGGACCCGAGCCGTCAGGTCCTCACGCAGCTGGGCCAGCTTTTCCACTGGCAGTAGCAGCAGGCCGTGGCGCTGGAAGAACTCCACATCGTAGCTGTGCTCGACGTAGCGGACCTCGGGGAGGGCTTCCAGGCGAGCTTGAAGCTCCTTGGCGTAAGCCTTGAGCCGCTCGGGCGTGTCTCCCTTCGCGAGGATGACGAGATACCCATCCCCGCCTGCCTTCTGTGACACGCGTGTCAGATCTTGAACTTCCCGAGCACCCTGCGGCAGCAGCTCCACGAAAGAGCCGCGAAACTCCAACCGCGACGCCAGCGCCATACCGCCGATGGCCAGCAATACGGCGACCAGCAGCACGTACCAGGGCCGGGAGACCGCCGTCTGGATGAAGCCTTCGAACAACCGTTGCCGCAGAGACCTGGCCACCGTCCACTCCTCGATAAACGCCGGGCCTAGCAAGTTCCCGGCCAAGCGTAGCCCCTGGAAACAACGGACAGCCCCTTCCAGTATTGACTGGAAGACGATGTGGGTCGGCGGGGTGCCACCAATGCCACGGTGCTGTCAAGCAGCGGGGGACAGCGGCACTCTTGCCCGGGCTTCAAGCAACAGTCGGCGCCTTGACACTGCCCCTCCGCCTCTT
This window contains:
- a CDS encoding aminotransferase class I/II-fold pyridoxal phosphate-dependent enzyme is translated as MSRSVLSQRVSRFGTTVFSEFSALAQKHGAVNLGQGFPDFDGPDAVKEAAQRAIREGVNQYALTTGARDLRVAIAEHAARFYGQTVDPDTMVTVTSGATEAILDVLLGLVDPGDEVIAFEPFYDSYDANITFVGATPRWVPLRPPDAAHAQWWFDWEELRAAFSPRTRLLILNTPHNPTGKVFTRDELERIGALCAEHDVKVLSDEVYEHITFAPARHVRPATVPTLADRTVTVSSGGKSFSLTGWKVGWIIAPPALRDAIQRAHQFVTFATASPLQAAMAAALRLPDAYFTDLAAAYLARRERLMAGLREAGLKAYLPDGSYFILADIAGFGFADDVAFCRHLVSEVGVAAIPPSVFYSPEHRHLGQGLARFAFCKTDAVLDEASRRLRAKLTPRR
- a CDS encoding phosphatase PAP2 family protein, producing the protein MTFQSPRGSVPAKSAREAPVRLNAVDLIIVAACSIAALVLLGPGRWAPDSLTCAGLFAFMAVGPLVLRTLQSYFPQNRLLRITADFWLLPVAVLTHGWLTPVVDTLNPFLRDAQLVAADQRIFGFQASVVLAHVVPPWLNDVLMICYYGHFVWPLVLGFGLYYRGRTSAAAEFDEYLLGLGLLFILNYSAYSLVPAVGPRYFLIDSFSGPLQGTLTPLLDSLMRRPPFARDCFPSGHTGTTLVVLFYAWRFSRKLFWVMLLPGIGLIIATLAGRFHYATDLLCAVPLVMVVVGLSAALTRAARQRESERAGRSVPADAILRP
- a CDS encoding efflux RND transporter permease subunit, with product MARSLRQRLFEGFIQTAVSRPWYVLLVAVLLAIGGMALASRLEFRGSFVELLPQGAREVQDLTRVSQKAGGDGYLVILAKGDTPERLKAYAKELQARLEALPEVRYVEHSYDVEFFQRHGLLLLPVEKLAQLREDLTARVRYERQQANPFYIDLGATPPPPTFDEIARKHSPDVSMREHLANADGTEVYLMLKPMGTAGDLDFARRFVELAMGTGRTLASERFPAVKLEATGNFQNRIEEDAVMRGDLSRSGTLSALIAVGLILLATRRIAALAVVGVPVVVGLVVTFGVAQLAIGHLNVVTGFLVAILIGLGIEYGVHLCMRYWEERRTRSSRDALAMAVGGTFSGALTSAVTNAAAFFVLLLAQFHAFNQFGFLAGLGVLLAVLAAYGLGPSLLAIAERLRPARKEEAPTATAEVQAAPVAPEREWKRWPTPVIALIALAVVALAGFSVAIAPRLGFETDMRKLKGDSPASRLDDHVTAQLGQPLNPAIFLVDDLSQAAKVEEIIAEVKKRNGADSVFLRTTSLNDLVPGDLKRREVEISGIRALLQGLPESVQEEPRLKDFQRMVDAKPYGLDALPVEVRRRFEATDGKGTFLLLFPSVSNYDTEDLKRWAAQIDQVVEAATARGVDMSVLDSNRIAARIFALVRGDGPLILWSAAAVVFVVILISLRSLKRALLVTGPLFLGMTCLAGGMYLFDVQLNFINAVVLPNLLAIAVDNSIHLYHRYEEEGPGSLGKVVRHTGLAAVVATLSNAAGYGALLVANHQGLRSIGQIALLGVVCTFLGTTVFFPALLALLERWKGRKGSAGREGTVVQSLELEVAGAKAESSGERKSA